A window from Pseudomonas sp. MRSN 12121 encodes these proteins:
- a CDS encoding efflux transporter outer membrane subunit has translation MSSKTLRTRLSLVLLAMSLAGCANYSGLKTEGVSLDAKSLKVGQSLNGVTLSPAAWPKSDWWTSLGDPQLDGLIREALHDSPDMQIASARAHQASAAAYAADAARMPTLDASGSVSRSRLARDQDPRGQGGAYSTLRSLSMNFNYTFDLWGGQRDTWEAALGQARAAEIDRQAAQLTLAADVARAYSDLGQAHIVHDLAAEDLKRTRQMLELSQKRLSSGIDSQYQYQQTESLEASSEASLIDAEKRLQSAKIALAVLLGKGPDRGNEIARPRVLQASAVALPSVLPAELLGRRPDLVAARWRVEAASKSIDAGKTNFYPNLNLGAVAGTQALLGDAMFGSASRFFNIAPTVSLPIFDGGRLRADLDARDADYDLAVAQYNKSLVNALGDVSDTLSQLRDIGRQIAAQQHATDIAQDSYDTVVQRYGSGIGNYLDVLSIEQQLLQAQRQLATLNAEQIDLSIQLMQALGGGFQVDNLAAATPTPASRNQ, from the coding sequence ATGAGCAGTAAAACCTTGCGTACCCGTTTGAGCCTGGTGCTGCTGGCCATGAGCCTGGCCGGTTGTGCCAATTACAGCGGCCTGAAGACCGAAGGGGTGAGCCTCGATGCCAAATCCCTCAAGGTCGGACAATCCCTGAATGGCGTGACCCTGTCGCCGGCGGCCTGGCCGAAGAGCGACTGGTGGACAAGCCTCGGCGACCCGCAACTCGACGGCCTGATCCGCGAAGCGCTGCACGACAGCCCGGACATGCAGATCGCCAGCGCCCGGGCCCATCAGGCCAGCGCCGCGGCCTATGCCGCCGACGCGGCGCGCATGCCGACCCTGGATGCCAGCGGCAGCGTCAGCCGCTCGCGCCTGGCCCGTGACCAGGACCCGCGTGGGCAGGGCGGGGCCTACAGCACCTTGCGCAGCCTGAGCATGAACTTCAATTACACCTTCGACCTCTGGGGTGGCCAGCGTGATACCTGGGAAGCTGCGCTGGGCCAGGCCCGCGCCGCCGAGATCGATCGCCAGGCCGCCCAGCTGACCCTGGCCGCCGATGTGGCCCGGGCCTACAGCGACCTGGGCCAGGCGCATATCGTCCATGACCTGGCCGCCGAAGACCTCAAGCGCACCCGGCAGATGCTCGAACTGAGCCAGAAGCGCCTGAGCTCGGGCATCGACAGCCAGTACCAGTACCAGCAGACCGAAAGCCTGGAAGCCAGCTCCGAAGCGTCGTTGATCGATGCCGAGAAACGGCTGCAAAGCGCCAAGATCGCCCTGGCGGTATTGCTCGGCAAGGGTCCCGACCGCGGCAACGAAATCGCCCGGCCGAGAGTCCTGCAAGCCAGTGCCGTGGCGCTGCCGTCGGTGTTGCCGGCGGAACTGCTCGGCCGCCGTCCCGACCTGGTGGCGGCGCGCTGGCGGGTCGAGGCAGCGAGCAAGAGCATCGATGCCGGCAAGACCAATTTCTATCCCAACCTCAACCTGGGCGCCGTTGCCGGCACCCAGGCCTTGCTGGGGGATGCGATGTTCGGTTCGGCCAGCCGCTTCTTCAATATCGCCCCGACCGTGTCGCTGCCGATCTTCGACGGCGGCCGCCTGCGCGCCGACCTGGACGCCCGCGACGCCGACTACGACCTGGCCGTGGCGCAATACAACAAGAGCCTGGTGAATGCCCTGGGGGATGTCAGCGACACCCTGTCCCAGCTGCGTGACATCGGTCGGCAGATCGCCGCCCAGCAACACGCCACCGACATTGCCCAGGACTCCTACGACACCGTGGTGCAGCGCTACGGTTCGGGTATCGGCAACTACCTGGACGTGCTCAGCATCGAGCAACAGCTGCTGCAGGCCCAGCGTCAGCTGGCGACCCTGAATGCCGAGCAGATCGACCTGTCGATCCAACTCATGCAAGCCCTGGGCGGTGGTTTCCAGGTCGACAACCTGGCCGCGGCCACTCCGACCCCAGCCTCGCGCAATCAATAA
- a CDS encoding MarR family winged helix-turn-helix transcriptional regulator: protein MKHFSPDDFHNCHLGLLLGRAALLKDRIIDTHMEPHGITAAQFKVLIIMAQFGVDTPAELCRHLSLDSGSMTRMLDRLEQKDFLARRRSEHDRRQVRLVLTEEGQKLANCLPHIGADAMNELAGAITPEELKTLERILKKILLAAGDPITVLRVGDQ from the coding sequence ATGAAGCACTTCTCCCCCGACGATTTCCACAATTGCCACCTCGGGCTCCTGCTGGGCCGCGCGGCCCTGCTCAAGGACCGGATTATCGACACCCACATGGAGCCGCACGGCATCACCGCCGCGCAGTTCAAGGTGCTGATCATCATGGCCCAGTTCGGCGTCGATACCCCGGCGGAGCTGTGCCGCCACCTGTCCCTGGACAGCGGTTCGATGACCCGCATGCTCGATCGCCTGGAGCAGAAGGACTTCCTCGCTCGCCGGCGCTCCGAGCATGACCGCCGCCAGGTGCGCTTGGTGCTCACCGAAGAAGGCCAGAAGCTCGCCAACTGCCTGCCGCACATCGGCGCCGACGCCATGAACGAACTGGCGGGCGCCATTACCCCCGAAGAACTGAAAACCCTGGAACGGATTCTCAAGAAAATTTTGCTGGCGGCCGGTGACCCGATCACCGTGCTGCGGGTAGGTGACCAGTAA
- a CDS encoding translocation/assembly module TamB domain-containing protein, translating to MKRGVKIGLLALFALVAVTVLALASLLGTQAGSRWALGLVPGLTVENFAGRLGGQWSADHLLWQQDSSRVELQAPTFAWSPACLMRMTLCIEQLDVQQVSLQFPPGAEEQDSGPISLPDLRLPLAIELGQVRIGDLRFNGSEQLKGLQLAAQWTAKGLHIETLSLLRDDLSLNLSGLLSPSGDWPLSAAGTLTLPAPGGEPWALALKVEGDLLKTLKLTADSSGYLQGRLSGELQPLAENLPARVRITADGFKASAELPDTLTLNQLELTGDGDLKAGYQLLGKAILPAEQGAVALALQGKVDAKGAQIAALDLTASDKQHLKLSGQLDWSQGLNAEARLDWLDFPWHRLYPLIEEPAVAVHRFNAEVAYRDGNYLGNFQGDLDGPAGAFSLGSPFSGDLTKIFLPEFKLAAGQGKAEGHLNLQFADGIAWDTALDLSAINPAYWVAELPGTLAGPLRSQGEMKNEQLKLNADLDLKGKLRGQPVVLQARADGGGEQWNLNTLDIRLGDNRINGAGRLQQRLAGQLDIKLPRLGQLWPGLRGQLNGRVDVAGTLKAPQGKLDLQGQQLGLADNRLQSLKLDANLDAAQRARIDLKGAGIQVGETSLGTLTASGQGDIKSQKLQLDLQGPQLKLALGLDGNLNQGNWRGRLASGDIQTGGQDWKLQAPAKLEYLADGKLNFGAHCWASGDASLCGEDQRLMPEPKLRYHLKQFPIDSLAQWLPKDFAWKGRLNADVKLDMPAAGPQGRIVLDASGGTLRVREKQQWLDFPYQALKLDTTLSPKRIDTQLAFNGGKLGELMLQAQINPLPKNRPLSGEFRLSGLDLAVARPFVPMVEKLAGTLNGSGRISGGLLAPQVNGNLMLSGGEVSGPELPISLQDLQVQALIAGESVQLKGGWKSGKAGQGSLSGNLAWGQALVVDLSLKGTQLPVTVEPYAVLEVAPDLKISMKDDKLAIAGKVQVPKGEITVRELPPSTVKVSDDTVIIGHQTEEGKAPMAMAMDIDVVVGEDKLSFSGFGLTANLQGHVHIGDNMDTRGELWLNDGRYRAYGQRLTVRRARLLFAGPIDQPYLDIEAIRQTGDVIAGIRLSGSAEQPTTQIFSEPAMSQEQALSYLVLGRPLSTTGEDNNMLAQAALGLGLMGSSNITGGLAKDLGIDDFQLDTQGSGNTTSVVASGNISERLSLRYGVGVFEPANTIALRYKLSKKVYLEAASGVASSLDIFYKRDF from the coding sequence GTGAAGCGTGGTGTGAAGATCGGGCTGCTGGCGCTGTTCGCGCTGGTGGCCGTGACGGTACTGGCGCTGGCGTCGCTGCTCGGGACCCAGGCCGGCAGTCGCTGGGCCCTGGGCCTGGTACCGGGGCTGACGGTGGAAAACTTCGCCGGGCGTTTGGGCGGCCAGTGGAGCGCCGATCACTTGTTATGGCAGCAGGACAGTAGCCGGGTCGAGCTCCAGGCACCGACGTTCGCCTGGTCGCCGGCCTGCCTGATGCGCATGACCCTGTGCATCGAGCAACTGGATGTGCAACAGGTCAGCCTGCAATTCCCGCCGGGCGCGGAAGAGCAGGACAGTGGCCCGATCAGCCTGCCGGATCTGCGCTTGCCCCTGGCTATCGAACTGGGCCAGGTGCGCATCGGCGATTTGCGGTTCAACGGCAGCGAGCAGCTCAAGGGCCTGCAACTGGCCGCGCAGTGGACCGCCAAGGGCCTGCACATCGAGACGCTGAGCCTGCTGCGCGACGACCTCAGCCTCAATCTTTCCGGGCTGTTGTCGCCCAGCGGCGACTGGCCATTGAGCGCCGCCGGCACCCTGACCCTCCCGGCCCCGGGGGGCGAACCCTGGGCGCTGGCGCTGAAGGTGGAGGGTGATCTGCTGAAGACCCTCAAGCTCACGGCCGACAGCAGCGGTTATCTGCAAGGCCGGTTGAGCGGTGAACTGCAACCTTTGGCGGAAAACCTGCCGGCGCGGGTGCGGATCACCGCCGATGGTTTCAAGGCCAGCGCCGAACTGCCCGATACCCTGACGCTCAATCAGCTGGAACTGACCGGCGATGGCGACCTCAAGGCCGGTTACCAGTTGCTGGGCAAGGCCATTCTGCCGGCCGAGCAGGGGGCCGTGGCGCTGGCGCTGCAAGGCAAGGTCGACGCCAAGGGCGCACAGATCGCCGCGCTCGACCTCACGGCCAGCGACAAGCAGCACCTCAAGCTCAGCGGCCAGCTGGACTGGAGCCAGGGCCTGAACGCCGAAGCCCGGCTCGACTGGCTGGATTTCCCCTGGCATCGCCTGTACCCGCTGATCGAAGAGCCGGCGGTGGCGGTGCATCGTTTTAATGCCGAGGTCGCTTACCGCGATGGCAACTACCTGGGCAACTTCCAGGGCGACCTCGACGGTCCGGCGGGCGCGTTCAGCCTCGGCAGCCCGTTCAGCGGCGACCTGACGAAAATCTTCCTGCCCGAGTTCAAGCTCGCGGCCGGGCAGGGCAAGGCCGAGGGGCACCTGAACCTGCAATTCGCCGATGGCATTGCCTGGGATACCGCCCTGGATCTGTCGGCGATCAACCCGGCGTACTGGGTCGCCGAGTTGCCCGGCACCCTGGCCGGCCCCTTGCGCAGCCAGGGCGAAATGAAGAACGAGCAGCTCAAGCTCAATGCCGACCTGGATCTCAAGGGCAAGCTGCGCGGCCAGCCGGTGGTGTTGCAGGCCAGGGCCGATGGCGGTGGCGAGCAATGGAACCTGAACACCCTGGACATCCGCCTGGGCGACAACCGCATCAACGGTGCCGGTCGCCTGCAACAGCGCCTGGCCGGGCAGCTCGATATCAAGCTGCCCCGCCTCGGCCAGCTGTGGCCCGGGCTGCGCGGCCAGCTCAACGGCCGGGTCGATGTGGCCGGCACGCTCAAGGCGCCGCAGGGCAAGCTCGACCTGCAAGGCCAGCAACTGGGGCTCGCCGACAATCGTCTGCAGAGCCTCAAGCTCGATGCCAACCTGGACGCTGCACAGCGGGCGCGGATCGACCTCAAGGGCGCCGGCATCCAGGTCGGTGAAACCTCCCTGGGCACGCTGACGGCCAGTGGCCAGGGCGATATCAAGAGCCAGAAGCTGCAACTGGACCTGCAAGGCCCGCAACTCAAGCTGGCGCTGGGCCTGGACGGCAACCTGAACCAGGGCAATTGGCGCGGGCGCCTGGCCAGCGGCGATATCCAGACCGGCGGGCAGGACTGGAAGCTGCAAGCCCCGGCGAAGCTCGAATACCTGGCCGACGGCAAACTGAACTTCGGCGCCCATTGCTGGGCCAGCGGCGACGCCAGCCTGTGCGGCGAGGACCAGCGGCTGATGCCCGAGCCCAAGCTGCGCTACCACCTCAAGCAGTTCCCGATCGACAGCCTGGCGCAGTGGTTGCCCAAGGACTTCGCCTGGAAGGGCCGGCTCAACGCCGACGTGAAGCTGGATATGCCGGCCGCTGGCCCGCAGGGGCGGATTGTCCTGGATGCCAGCGGCGGCACTTTGCGGGTCAGGGAAAAGCAGCAGTGGCTGGATTTCCCGTATCAGGCGCTGAAGCTTGACACCACCCTGAGCCCCAAGCGCATCGACACGCAACTGGCCTTCAACGGCGGCAAGCTTGGCGAACTGATGCTGCAGGCGCAGATCAACCCGCTGCCGAAAAACAGACCGCTTTCTGGCGAGTTCCGCCTCAGCGGGCTGGACCTGGCGGTGGCGCGGCCGTTCGTGCCGATGGTCGAGAAGCTGGCCGGCACCCTGAATGGCAGCGGACGCATTTCCGGCGGCCTGCTGGCGCCGCAGGTCAATGGCAACCTGATGCTCAGCGGTGGCGAAGTCTCCGGCCCCGAGTTGCCCATCAGCCTCCAGGACCTGCAGGTGCAGGCGCTGATCGCCGGTGAAAGCGTGCAGCTCAAGGGTGGCTGGAAGAGTGGCAAGGCCGGGCAGGGCAGCCTGAGCGGCAATCTCGCCTGGGGGCAGGCGCTGGTGGTGGACCTGAGCCTCAAAGGCACGCAACTGCCGGTCACCGTCGAGCCCTATGCGGTGCTGGAAGTGGCGCCGGACCTGAAGATCTCGATGAAGGACGACAAACTGGCGATCGCCGGCAAGGTCCAGGTGCCCAAGGGCGAAATCACGGTCCGCGAGCTGCCGCCGTCGACGGTCAAGGTGTCGGACGACACGGTGATCATCGGGCACCAGACCGAAGAGGGCAAAGCGCCGATGGCCATGGCGATGGATATCGATGTGGTGGTCGGCGAAGACAAGCTCAGCTTCTCCGGGTTCGGCCTGACCGCCAACCTGCAGGGCCATGTGCACATCGGCGACAACATGGACACCCGCGGCGAGCTGTGGCTCAACGACGGCCGCTACCGTGCCTATGGCCAGCGCCTGACTGTGCGTCGGGCGCGGCTGTTGTTCGCCGGGCCGATCGACCAGCCGTACCTGGACATCGAGGCGATCCGCCAGACCGGTGATGTGATTGCCGGTATCCGCCTCAGCGGCAGCGCCGAACAACCGACCACGCAGATCTTCTCCGAACCGGCGATGAGCCAGGAGCAGGCCTTGTCCTACCTGGTGCTCGGCCGTCCGCTGAGCACCACCGGCGAGGACAACAACATGCTGGCGCAAGCCGCCCTGGGGCTTGGCCTGATGGGCAGCTCGAACATCACCGGCGGCCTGGCCAAGGACCTGGGGATCGACGACTTCCAGCTCGACACCCAGGGCAGCGGCAATACCACCAGCGTGGTGGCCAGCGGCAATATCTCCGAGCGCCTCAGCCTGCGCTACGGGGTCGGGGTCTTCGAGCCGGCCAACACCATCGCCCTGCGCTACAAGCTGAGTAAGAAGGTCTACCTGGAAGCCGCCAGCGGCGTCGCCAGCTCGCTGGACATCTTCTACAAACGCGATTTCTGA
- a CDS encoding autotransporter assembly complex family protein has product MKFSGRFTSGLLLLFTSCAALAQSELDVRVKPSNDELKANVEGYIGGVGERDEEALLRFSRGAEEQARKAAQALGYYQPRISSEVKGGEKPRLVLDIDPGEPVHLRNVTIRVDGPAASLKGFRVPRSDQLKSGAVLNHGHYEDAKRLIQNQASRYGFFSGRFTRQQLAVDPQAGVADIELVYESGPRYALGKVSFAGDTPFDEDLLQRMVPFKAGTPYDSELIAELNQALQSSGYFEGVRVDAAPTAATAEVIPVAVQLQTRKPRTMGLGLGFSTDVGPRAKANWTRHWVNAEGHSYGWEAEVSAPRQNVGLFYDIPLDPPLTDKLRFAGGYQNEEIANTDSLSKLLTLGPEWHSKLPSGWQRVISLKWQREEYRLGDDSGLSNLLMPGVSYSYLRSDNRIDPHNGYRLQFDTKVAKEGAGSDTNLLYGTVLLKGLTTVWDNHRFLGRVQFGGSATNGYKKIPPSLRFFAGGDQSVRGYDYQSLSPENSDGDRIGGRYMVAGSVEYQYSIAEKWRLATFVDQGNSFDKLELPNLKTGVGVGVRWVSPVGPIRLDLAHALDDDGGIRLHFSMGPEL; this is encoded by the coding sequence ATGAAGTTTTCAGGAAGATTCACCAGCGGCTTGTTGCTGCTGTTCACCAGCTGTGCGGCGCTGGCGCAGAGCGAACTGGACGTCAGGGTCAAACCCTCTAACGACGAGCTCAAGGCCAATGTGGAAGGCTACATTGGCGGCGTTGGCGAGCGTGACGAGGAGGCGCTGCTGCGCTTCAGCCGTGGCGCCGAGGAGCAGGCCCGCAAGGCCGCCCAGGCCCTGGGCTACTACCAGCCGCGGATCAGCAGCGAAGTCAAAGGCGGCGAGAAGCCGCGCCTGGTGCTCGACATCGACCCGGGCGAGCCGGTGCATCTGCGCAACGTCACCATCCGGGTCGACGGCCCGGCGGCTTCCCTCAAGGGCTTTCGCGTGCCCAGGAGCGATCAGCTCAAGAGCGGCGCGGTGCTCAACCACGGTCACTACGAAGACGCCAAGCGCCTGATCCAGAACCAGGCGTCGCGCTATGGCTTTTTCAGCGGGCGCTTCACCCGCCAGCAGCTCGCGGTGGACCCCCAGGCCGGGGTGGCGGATATCGAGCTGGTGTACGAAAGTGGTCCGCGCTATGCCCTGGGCAAGGTCAGTTTCGCCGGCGATACGCCGTTCGACGAAGACCTGCTGCAACGCATGGTGCCCTTCAAGGCCGGCACTCCCTACGATTCCGAGCTGATCGCCGAGCTCAACCAGGCGCTGCAATCGAGCGGTTATTTCGAAGGCGTGCGCGTCGACGCGGCGCCCACCGCGGCCACCGCCGAGGTGATCCCGGTGGCGGTCCAGTTGCAGACCCGCAAGCCGCGGACCATGGGCCTGGGCCTGGGTTTTTCCACCGACGTGGGGCCGCGGGCCAAGGCCAACTGGACCCGGCACTGGGTCAACGCCGAAGGCCACAGTTATGGCTGGGAAGCGGAAGTGTCCGCGCCGCGGCAGAACGTCGGGCTGTTCTACGACATACCGCTGGACCCGCCGCTGACCGACAAGCTGCGTTTCGCCGGCGGCTATCAGAACGAAGAAATCGCCAATACCGACAGCCTGAGCAAGTTGCTCACCCTCGGCCCCGAGTGGCATAGCAAGCTGCCCAGTGGCTGGCAGCGGGTGATTTCGCTGAAGTGGCAGCGCGAGGAATACCGGCTGGGCGACGACTCGGGCCTGAGTAACCTGTTGATGCCGGGCGTCAGTTATTCCTACCTGCGCAGCGACAACCGTATCGACCCGCACAATGGCTATCGCCTGCAATTCGACACCAAGGTGGCCAAGGAGGGGGCCGGTTCAGACACCAACCTGCTGTACGGCACCGTGTTGCTCAAGGGCCTGACCACGGTGTGGGACAACCATCGTTTCCTCGGCCGCGTGCAGTTCGGCGGCAGCGCCACCAACGGTTACAAGAAGATTCCGCCGTCGCTGCGCTTTTTCGCCGGCGGCGACCAGAGCGTGCGGGGCTACGACTATCAGAGCCTGTCGCCGGAGAACTCCGACGGCGATCGGATCGGCGGTCGCTACATGGTGGCCGGCAGCGTCGAGTACCAATACTCGATCGCGGAAAAATGGCGCCTGGCGACCTTTGTCGACCAGGGCAATTCGTTCGACAAGCTGGAGCTGCCGAACCTCAAGACCGGCGTGGGCGTCGGTGTGCGCTGGGTGTCGCCGGTGGGGCCGATCCGCCTGGACCTGGCCCATGCGCTGGACGACGACGGCGGCATTCGCTTGCACTTTTCCATGGGGCCAGAGCTGTGA
- a CDS encoding GNAT family N-acetyltransferase, translating into MPETSTAIADIHMLDSGYAREARSLLYQAYRHEPTFAYLFEAERPGFEQRVRATVRELVKQHFIQDLPAIGLLVNDRLIGIALIAPPQRRLGITESWAWRLRMVLSTGFRCTRRYLDYHAAVQSCLPTEAVHLLPLLGIHPQFQGKHFGEQLLQAVHNWCAVDEHSQGVVLDTGDPRYLDFYKRQGYEEIGEIAVGPIREHVFFHANPQVVHSAIG; encoded by the coding sequence ATGCCTGAAACCTCGACGGCCATCGCCGACATTCATATGCTCGACAGCGGCTACGCCCGCGAAGCCCGGTCCCTGCTGTATCAGGCTTATCGTCACGAGCCGACTTTCGCTTATCTGTTCGAAGCCGAGCGCCCGGGGTTCGAGCAGCGCGTGCGGGCCACGGTGCGCGAGCTGGTCAAGCAGCATTTCATCCAGGACCTGCCGGCCATCGGCCTGCTGGTCAACGACCGGCTGATCGGCATTGCCCTGATCGCGCCGCCCCAGCGCCGTCTGGGGATCACCGAGAGCTGGGCCTGGCGCCTGCGCATGGTGCTCAGCACCGGTTTTCGCTGTACCCGGCGCTACCTGGACTACCACGCGGCGGTGCAGAGCTGCCTGCCCACGGAGGCGGTGCACCTGCTGCCGTTGCTGGGCATCCATCCGCAATTCCAGGGCAAGCATTTCGGCGAGCAGCTGCTGCAGGCCGTACACAACTGGTGCGCGGTGGACGAGCATTCCCAGGGGGTGGTGCTGGACACCGGTGACCCGCGCTACCTGGACTTCTACAAGCGCCAGGGCTATGAGGAGATCGGCGAGATCGCGGTTGGCCCGATTCGCGAACACGTTTTTTTTCACGCCAATCCGCAGGTCGTGCACAGCGCGATCGGTTGA
- the xthA gene encoding exodeoxyribonuclease III: MKIVSFNINGLRARPHQLAALIDKHQPDVIGLQETKVADEQFPLAEVQALGYHVHYHGQKGHYGVALLSRQAPLELHKGFDGDEEDAQRRFIWGTFADAQGTPVTIMNGYFPQGESRDHPTKFPAKQRFYSDLQHLLETRFSNEQPLVVMGDVNISPEDCDIGIGPDNMKRWLKTGKCSFLPEEREWMARLKNWGLVDSFRHLNPEVADRFSWFDYRSRGFEDEPKRGLRIDLIMASHGLLPRIKEAGVDYDLRGMEKPSDHAPIWLELS; encoded by the coding sequence ATGAAGATCGTCTCGTTCAATATCAACGGGCTGCGTGCCCGCCCCCATCAGCTGGCGGCGCTGATCGACAAGCACCAACCGGACGTCATCGGCCTGCAGGAGACCAAGGTCGCCGACGAGCAGTTCCCCCTGGCCGAAGTCCAGGCGCTGGGGTATCACGTGCATTACCACGGGCAGAAAGGCCACTACGGTGTCGCGCTGCTTTCGCGCCAGGCGCCCCTGGAGTTGCACAAAGGCTTCGACGGTGACGAGGAAGATGCCCAGCGGCGGTTTATCTGGGGCACCTTCGCCGATGCCCAGGGTACCCCGGTGACCATCATGAACGGCTACTTCCCCCAGGGCGAAAGCCGCGACCACCCCACCAAGTTCCCGGCCAAGCAGCGCTTCTACAGCGACCTGCAACACCTCCTGGAAACCCGCTTCAGCAACGAACAACCGCTGGTGGTCATGGGCGATGTGAACATTTCCCCGGAAGACTGCGACATCGGCATCGGCCCGGACAACATGAAGCGCTGGCTGAAAACCGGTAAATGCAGCTTCCTGCCGGAAGAACGCGAGTGGATGGCCCGCCTGAAAAACTGGGGCCTGGTGGACAGCTTCCGCCACCTGAACCCCGAGGTGGCCGATCGTTTCAGCTGGTTCGACTACCGCAGCCGCGGTTTCGAGGACGAACCCAAACGCGGCCTGCGCATCGACCTGATCATGGCCTCCCACGGCCTGCTGCCACGGATCAAGGAAGCAGGCGTCGACTACGACCTGCGCGGTATGGAGAAACCTTCCGACCATGCGCCGATCTGGCTCGAACTGAGCTGA
- a CDS encoding YegP family protein codes for MSGWFELKQYGSGAFRFLLKSRDAQTMLQSDRYPCRDSAEAAIALFRTHCASANHYEKKIAPGGKSYFNLKAGKEVILVSHLYDSEPTRESAIEAIMQAGTSERVELLSV; via the coding sequence ATGAGTGGCTGGTTCGAACTGAAGCAATATGGCAGCGGCGCTTTCAGGTTCCTGCTGAAATCCAGGGACGCGCAGACCATGCTTCAAAGCGACCGTTACCCGTGTCGTGACAGTGCCGAGGCCGCCATCGCGCTGTTTCGCACCCACTGCGCCTCGGCAAACCATTACGAAAAGAAGATCGCCCCGGGCGGCAAATCCTACTTCAACCTCAAGGCCGGCAAGGAGGTGATCCTGGTCAGCCACCTGTATGACTCGGAGCCGACCCGCGAGTCCGCCATCGAGGCCATCATGCAGGCCGGCACCAGCGAACGGGTCGAGTTGCTGAGCGTATAA
- a CDS encoding substrate-binding domain-containing protein codes for MSRVCTVTERDLWCRTLCLLVVGFVCYALPWSVFAALPLAVDQQPVLRIQGSNTIGAALGPALVKGLMQEQGLLDIRIDASDRDNERRVSGQDAQGRRVFVEIAAHGSSTGFSALKNASADLAAASRPIKDSELVELESLGDLKAPEAEQVIAIDGLAIILHPHNPLARLDTEQLARIFSGEVKTWEELGGVGGAIHLYARDDRSGTYDTFKELVLARRGKSLGTAAKRFESSEQLSDAVSRDPQGIGFIGLPYVRQAKAVAIVDGGSQAMLPLDSLIATEDYPLSRRLYFYLPPEAQNPWASALVRFAQSDRGQAIVAANGFVAQTVLAMSVAPAPQMPEGYQAIARQAQRLTVNFRFEEGSATLDNKARQDLLRVVDFLKRYDKLDKRVSLVGFGDDKDDPARAALLSKLRAMAVRRELVKNGVVLREIRGFGAQMPVAANTADEGRIKNRRVEVWVY; via the coding sequence ATGTCACGCGTTTGCACCGTCACTGAACGGGATCTCTGGTGCCGGACCCTGTGCCTGCTCGTGGTCGGCTTCGTCTGCTACGCCCTGCCCTGGTCGGTGTTCGCCGCCCTGCCCCTGGCCGTCGACCAGCAGCCGGTGCTGCGCATCCAGGGCTCGAACACCATCGGCGCCGCATTGGGGCCGGCCCTGGTCAAGGGCCTGATGCAGGAACAAGGCTTGCTCGATATCCGCATCGACGCCTCGGACCGGGACAACGAACGCCGGGTAAGCGGCCAGGATGCCCAGGGCCGGCGGGTCTTCGTCGAGATCGCCGCCCATGGCTCCAGCACCGGTTTCAGTGCCCTGAAGAACGCCAGCGCCGACCTCGCCGCGGCGTCACGCCCGATCAAGGACAGCGAGCTGGTGGAACTGGAAAGCCTCGGCGACCTGAAAGCCCCGGAGGCCGAGCAGGTGATTGCCATCGATGGCCTGGCCATCATTCTCCACCCGCACAACCCGCTGGCGCGGCTGGATACCGAGCAACTGGCGCGCATCTTCAGCGGCGAGGTGAAAACCTGGGAAGAACTGGGCGGCGTCGGCGGCGCGATCCACCTGTACGCTCGCGATGACCGCTCCGGCACCTACGACACCTTCAAGGAACTGGTGCTGGCCCGGCGCGGCAAGAGCCTCGGCACGGCGGCGAAGCGCTTCGAGTCCAGCGAACAGTTGTCCGACGCCGTCAGCCGCGATCCCCAGGGCATCGGTTTCATCGGCCTGCCCTATGTGCGCCAGGCCAAGGCCGTGGCCATCGTCGACGGCGGCTCGCAAGCGATGTTGCCCCTGGACAGCCTGATCGCCACCGAGGACTACCCGCTGTCCCGGCGCCTGTACTTCTACCTGCCGCCGGAGGCACAGAACCCCTGGGCCAGCGCCCTGGTGCGCTTTGCCCAGAGCGACCGCGGCCAGGCCATAGTCGCGGCCAACGGTTTCGTCGCCCAGACCGTGCTGGCCATGAGCGTCGCCCCCGCGCCACAGATGCCCGAGGGCTACCAGGCCATCGCGCGGCAGGCGCAGCGCCTGACCGTGAATTTTCGCTTCGAGGAAGGCAGCGCCACCCTGGACAACAAGGCGCGCCAGGATCTGCTGCGGGTGGTGGATTTTCTCAAGCGTTACGACAAGCTGGACAAACGGGTGAGCCTGGTCGGGTTCGGCGACGACAAGGACGATCCGGCCCGCGCCGCGCTGCTGTCCAAGCTGCGGGCCATGGCGGTGCGTCGGGAGCTGGTGAAGAACGGCGTGGTGCTGCGCGAGATCCGCGGCTTCGGCGCGCAGATGCCGGTCGCGGCCAATACCGCGGACGAGGGGCGGATCAAGAATCGGCGGGTGGAAGTCTGGGTGTATTGA